In Salvia miltiorrhiza cultivar Shanhuang (shh) chromosome 4, IMPLAD_Smil_shh, whole genome shotgun sequence, the DNA window ttttttatatatttatagagTGGATAATTTTTGTcggacaaaataaaaaaatttggacaggtctttttcttatttttttgctCCAGTATAAAATATTagtgatgtgataatattttttcatatttttcaccaaaaatataagataaaaAAGACAAAGTTCGCTAAAATTTGATAAAACTTTCAAATTTTTCCTTATTTCTGTTTTTCAAATGATAAATTGCAATAAAATAGAACGGACTCTAAAAACTTCATAATCTGAGCTCAGCTTAGAGATTAATCTTACAAATATCCGTCAAGTTTAACAAGTCGAGCTCATTATAATCCGATGGTTCCATACATAACATAAAAGTAGTGCACCAAAATCAAAACAAGGGGTATAAGCAATAAGCAAGGTCTTGAAGTAATTTAGCTTtcagaagaaaaataaataaatattggcTAGCTAGTGTGATTTGCTTGTGATGTAATTCATCTTCACATGCTTaaatagttataattaaataGCCGAATATAATGGAAACCTAATTAATCTTTTTCAACTATATATCAAAGATTATCTAATTAACGATCGCTTCTATTAAGGCCAAAATTGTAGTGGTCAACAGAACTTACCtataatacaccaactttggtaATTTGGAGATAAAGTCGACTAGAAAGCAAAAATCTTTCAAATCAAGTTGCTTGCATtagtccaaaataaaatcaagttgCAAGACCTGCAGCACTTATTATTGCAGTAAAATTCCACATGAACCACTACGATGTGATCGCAAATAATCACAATAATCATTCAACTTTCCTCCCAATTTTAGCCCAGACAAAATCCTTATTAGCAGATACCAACACCAACACCAACACCAACACATACATCACCCAAaaagtttaaaaatttaaactaacttacacattaaaaaaaaaaaaaaagtactaaaAATTATCAAGCTAATTATTGATCCCTAACTTACACATTCAAAAAACAAAGAGTAAAATTTATCAAAGCTAAAATTGATCCCTTCTTGTGTGAGGAGTGGCACAAATTAGAGTTAAACGTAAAACCTAATGAGAAAAGCCATGTATTTTACAAGGAAGAATTTCTGACCTTGCTTCATGATTCCTATGCTTACAACTTACTTCCACTACCGCCGCCTTAGAAAGACGGAGGGAGGCGCGGCGCAGCCCAAAACACGTCGTGCGGCATTTGTCCGTTGGGGAGCAAATTCGACGCTACATTATTATACATAGCCGCGGACGACGGTGGCGGTTGATCAGCCGGCTGCGGTTGCATCCCTTCTCCAGCGGCGCCGTCGTCCTCCAGCGGCAACCGCTCGTAGGTAGCGTTCGTGAACGTCGCGGCGATCACCATCACCGGCCCCGACGCCAACAATGCGCCGACCACCGGGCCGCCGACGACCTGCCCCCGGCTGCCGGCAAGGTAGACCGTCAATCCGGTGGACcccggcggcgacggcgacggcaGAAACGCCCCCGATAGCGACAGTATCTCGAATCTCCCGCTGAGATTCAGCACGCCGCCGGGGGCGTCGGGCTGGCGGAGCGTGACATTGGTGACGACGCCGCTGCCGCTGAGGACGGAGACGCCGAAGTGGCGGCGGTGCGCGAAGGTGGCGATGCTCTCGAGGACGTCGCTGCCGCTGGCGATCTCGAGGACGTGGCTGCGGAGGGCGTTGGCGCTCTCCTTGGTGATGACGATGGGGGCCCTGGGCTTGTTCTTCGACCCAGGGGGGCGGCCCCGGGGGCGCCGGCCCCCGGAGGCCGACGACGGCTCCGAGATCTCGATGTCGCCGGCGGGGTTCTGCCCCTCCTCGCCGTCGTCGTTAGGGTTGCTCCCGCTGCTATTCGACGCGTTATTCAACGCATCGTGATCCTCGACTGAGTTTCTCAGGTGGAGCGACGGCGGCGCCGCTGATGATGACATCGGATTCATCGCCACATTCCCCGCCCACCACCTGTTGGCCATGTGTATCGATTGgttgattttctctctctaaaaaattGCCGGCTTTTTTTACTTCTTCTTTGTCCGATGCAGGGAAGAAAGATGAAATCCAAATTCCTATCTCTTTCTTAGAATCTCTCTTTCTATATATGCATATAAACTCTAGAAATACAATCCTATCTGAAGTAGAAAAGTCACAAGGATAATAGGACTAGAAGTTGTATAAATAAGGAAAACCTTTGAGAAACCAAATCGGACCTTATTTATTTGACCTGCCCCTTTTGTACATGGATAATTTTTGGTTTGGCGAAATTTACTATTATTGAAGTTACTGAACAGAAAGAAATGTGGAAGGGGAGGAAGCAAAGTTATAAAGAGAGTGAGTCAGTGTGAACGGGGGTAACTAGggttgctctctctctctctctctctagaattgGGAGAGAGGATGAATGATATTTGGCAGGAAGTAGTTAAAAAGTAAGTGCGAGAAGAGGGTAGGTgtcgcagagagagagagaggtattTGGCAACCGATGCTAGCCCTTTCAAAGCATAAAGGGTCGGTCAGACCACCATCAGCTTATCATCTTGGGCTGCTGACCCTGCGCtccccattctctctctctcttccaatgTTTTCTTTACTTGGATgcgtttttatttcataaacaaacttattttaagaaaataaaagattaaaattaattatcacaCTTGAGtaagttttaaatttttctACTTCATTCTCTTCGGGTGTACTTCAAAAGTGTGCGTCACTTTTAATGATGCAAATTTTAGATAAATATATTGGGAGTGGAGAAAAAAATTtgtattattataatattattcgGTAGGATACCTAATGTCTAAAAATAAAACATGTGTATTTTTGTAAGACgtatcaaaatgacaaaaaatacatatttttgtgtgacgaaagaaatattttttagaatgaaaaaaataaaaagaggaAATGAGTTGTCTATAGTAATATACatatgtttttttattattattaaagatGTTCTTTCCCTTTACATTTGTGATGATTCTGAATCTCCCATCAATTAATTTGAGTAAAAACGTCTTATCAATTGAGTTGCACTCATTGTCCATATAATATGGGGCATTTTCTTTGATGAAAAAGGcaaaacatatattttcataattttcccACTCTTTTCTCATATTTTGTAGAGTGGGTAATTTTTCCTAACCAATGTGGGAAAAAAATTCAAGCAaccattttttctttctttcatttcaatacatgataatattatcatgtgatattaatataataatatttttttcatgtttttcatCCTAGAGTACATGAGATATATAATGAAAGTGATGTGATATAactttctcatcttttcttatcccTCATGATATTATCATAAATTataatgaaaatgatgaaaaattagCTATATGTACTTCTTGATATCTTGACCAtgagaaataatttattttataaaacatatgaaaagaatgaaaatataatttattttataaaacatGTTAAAAGAGTGAAAATAATGTGAAAATACATATGTTTTCAACTCTTTCCCATGAAAGAGGACGCACAATTTTTGTTTTCATATCAGGCTgctgcgtttattttgatggataaatttatcattggaaaatgaagaataacaaaaatttatgctttcaaatgtctcctttcttttccaacattttacataaaagagaaatttactatttttcctttcttattttcacttaaaggatggataatattatccactcaaAAATGGAGGAATAACATTATTcatcattgaagtgaaaataaggaagaaaaaatagtGAACATCTCTGTTATGTCAAATGTTGGGATAtcattttttaatgataaatttatccatcaaagtaaacgaatgtcaaagaaaataaattgcaagcTCTAGTCTAGTTATAGTACCACCGAAATGTGTCACATTGAATGCAATGTTTCAATTTATCTCTCCTATAGTTTATAGCATAAAAGCATATTTAAGGGAAATGTATGTAAATTGTTGGGGTGGGGCAGCGAGACAAGCTTGGCCGTCTCTGTCGGATGGGTATCAAAATCAAATGCCAATGCAATGTCTCACTCTCAACCCTCAGTTTTAGTGTCACCCAATTAGATTGCCACGCCGAATTTTCTACagtagaaaataaattatacacGTCCGTTTGgaaattgataaattattatGTTTATCTATAAATTATTGTGTTTGTCTGTagattatattttcttttttagtcaTCCCATATTTTGatatctatttctatttttagtaaaaataggtGGAAGGTGAGACTCTTATTCTACTCACAACATATACAatcaatttattaaaactcatatcACTctcaaatgaatactaaaagtcGGGACGGAAGAGTACTCACTTCgatataaatatatgaaatcTATCCACTTCCAAATTATCCAATCAAAATAATACATTACTGTACGagataattcatttttattattattattaatgttaaGGATAACAGAAAATGATAGATTCAATATATTTACATATGATCaaaatagatattttcaaaatattgttTATTAAAATTTGGTGATTTGAAATTTCACCCTAAATTATTGTCAGTATttgtaggggtgagcaaaataatCAAAATCGAATAATAGAACTGATCCAAAccgaaatattaaaatattgttcTATTTTTCGATTTAGTTcggttttatttttcaaaagaaaTCGGTTTTTGGGTTCAATTCAGTTTGGTtctgtaaaaaataaattatatttatttaatacttcatccgtcccacttatcttgagacatttttttatttgacaaaATTTTTATCCTTTATTCGCATTTTCACATTTTAGTTTCTTAAATCCTGTGCCCAAAATTTTTGTCTCAAGATAGATGAGATAGAGacagtaatatatatatatatatatatatatacacacacatatactttatatatatatatatatacacacacatatactttatgtatataaatatatatacatattgatATACATATTGatatataattttgatattaaatataatttaattttacctttttcttatttttcttcgatttttcggcttatttcaatttttcaatttggttcgatttttatgctaaaaaattcatttttttggttcaatttcgattttatttaaaatcaaatataaatttgattggTTTTGTTTTAGCAAAAAGtcgaaccgaaaaccgaatACATACTCCTAGATATTTGTTTTAAACACTaaagggtgtgttctctttaatgatttccttttttttcacaCGTTCTCTTAGTTGAAAATTTTTTCTTGGGTAAGAAGGAAAGTTTTTTCCTAAATAGCCCATTTTCCCacattttcactccaattcatgataatattatcacaagtTATATGCATGCTAACattgtatatttttatgatctttcaattttactattaaaatatatactccctccgtcccaataataacatcccaaattttctttttgggcatCCCATTTATAATGTCCCaatccaaataaggaaataatttactttatatACTCTATCTAAATCTCttctcatttactttatctccCTCTCAATTTTTCACTACTTTCTTTATCTTTGTCCTCATTTTACTTTATAGTATTTCTCTTACTTTatctacattttcttaatttacgtgcctcatttttttggacattATTATTGAAAAGAAGGGAGTCCAGTTTAACTCTTCTTTTTATATTTCTCCTGTACTCTCTCTCttcataatattttcatatatttttcagAAAAAAGAACATGAGATAAAAAGAGTGGGAAACACTAAAATGTAATTAAAATTTTTCATCTTTtgtttttctactttttttttaatgataaactTACAACCAAAGATAACACACCctcaatattatataaatatgatCCATATCCTTCAATGGAGGAGTCTATACCCGAGGAAGTAGagcatatctttcatgctacaAGGTGTAGGGTGCACGATTTTGAAGCTTGCATTCTGCGGTTTTCGAAGCATATAAATGTGAAGTTATATCTCGCACAATTACACGAGTTTAGAGAGATAAATGTGATGAAAAGCGTGTTGATGGAAAAGAATCAGCCAAAGCGAATACTAgttaaaatgaattaataaaaaagttatGTTAAAATCGCAACAGTCAAGATCACATAATTGAGAAACGAAGCTAGCTAATGGAGCTCTAACTAAATTTGACAGACTCCATAATTTCAATGTTGCAGAAACAAGTACAATGTTGTAAGTGACAGAAGTAGTAAAATGCCGAAAATGACATTACACGGATCTTAACGGGAAAAAAATTCAATGCCACGTAGAATCCAACTTTGAATGGATGGTACTATTTATTGTCTCTTCCAATAAAAACCCCAAGATTTGCAACAAAGATTACCAGAACTGCTACGTAATCAAACTCACAATCGCTCCACACTTTCAATCATTCAAAAGTCATTGTAACCAATGGGAAACACATAGCTCAAATGAATCTCTGTTCAAGTGCTCTTATACCCCTTTTGTCACAACTCAATAGGTTAGAAGGCATGGACACGAATATTAAGTAAcaaatagtttataataaagtAGGAAGAGAAAACAACTTTTTTATGgtatatttgtcaaaaaaaaaatatgagagataaatgataatattattttttaaagtgaaaataGATAATTATTTGTGGGCCACAATGGCatttgatttaaataataaGCTATGCAGGTGTTTGTTATGTATTGATTTTCCGATTCAAGAAATGACCTATTGAAACGAAACGTCCAATTAAGGAAACATGGCCTATTAAATTGGGACCGAGGGAGTACGAGTTATCTTCATTTGAGATTCCGACATACGTTTCTCATTAGATTTTAAGAGATTTTTCTTTGTATATCCAAACCTTAGAATTGACCAAACGAAATTCGCAATCACTGTTTTTAATTGTAATAGTTTGCTCCTAATTGGAATTAAATTTTCAAACACTCACCCTTTCTATAAGAAGGTAGGATTGTTTGTTAGAAGTAGAACGCAAGTAAGCATCATTTGTTTGCTATTTGAAAGAAAGTAAGATTTTTCGATCCTGACCAATTATCTCGTAGATTAGTTCAAGGTTATTGAACTGATTAGCTGACTTGCAACTTTAGAACAAAAAATTCTAAGGCTAGTTGGATTCACATGTAGATATAGAAGGAGTTTTTTCAAATCACATAAAAGTACTGTATACATTTAAATTCTACTTTTAATATCAAAGTATTGAACTATCATCATATAAACAACAAGAACTTCAACATAGTCATCAGCACACCTTCATGACTTGCACCTAAACTGACTAATCACCTGAGTTGATAAAGTTTTTATTCAAAGATTTTTTAAGTAACAAATGTGAGTAACTTAATCACAACTCTTCTGCACTCTGGTTTAGTTATATGCTCAACTAATAAGTTACCAGTTGTCAATAGGTTAGCTAATCGACCTTATGTTTAATAAGACAAACTAGTTAGACAACGTCATCTCACTCATTGCGTGCTAATCTGAGTCACCTGAAGCTAGCTGACAAGTCCTATCATTAGTTAAATTGAAAAAACAATggaaaattttataattaatgtattaGCCTCTATACACCATTATTTACTCGCTCGGACAAACAATGATAAAGTTAATCTGCCTACATACTTATTGTTGAGATTGTCGATACACTCTCGTtacaaatttttgaaatttgttaGCTTCGTTTTGAGATATTGTTTTTaacatactccctctgtcttcAAAAACTAGTCCCAGAAGAGgacaacacaaattttaataaaagttgttgagtgcaTTGTGAATGAATAAAGGGACTCGTCTAAAAGGTAGTggtattaataatgataattaattgtatcaTGAGTGGAGAAAAAACCCCCATCATGTGCTAGAATAgtaaataagttgatatattgAGGGTGAGtaatatattgtgggatagtatctataaatgaaaataaattattttttatgagcgTACCAAAATGGCAAGAATAGACTACTTTTTAGatacggatggagtattatttaatcaATTGTAATTTTCAATATCATAGTGAATCTGTCATGAGGCAATCGCAAATCTATATAGTATCCAAGTCTTAGATaataagtaatactccctccgtcccacgaatcttaacaCGTCTGAtttcgacacgaaaattaaggaattgtagattagtgttttaagtgtgtagataataaagtataaaaatgataaagtaggagagagaaggtaataaagtagaagagagaagataataaataAAGTAGGGGAGAGAAAGGTAATTAAGAACCCTTATTGTTTAGCTAATGGTTACTATATttaaaaacgtgtcaagattcgtgggacggcccaaaaaggaatacgtgttaAAATttgtgggatggagggagtacctATTTTCATTCGTTTATATTGTTTATCAAATATATGCAATGTTTACTTTTTAGGTTTAATAAACAAAATTTGAATGATAAAAGGGTAGAATAACCACAAAATATGCATACAATTTATTAAAttcgattttattaaaagaaaaagaaaaaacctaggaacccttgagagcacaaaagaGCAGACTAtaggccgagcctcattaaaacccctttAAGGAAAATCCAATGGGAAAAaccttaaaagggaaaaagagtactcgtctaaagaCAAACCACTACAAAAAACGCTAAAAACAAGAGAAGAACGGCCAGACAGGAAGGAGAAACTTTGGGAGCTCCGGCCTAACTATCGCCCCCAAGTATCCCCGGAAACCTTCCTGATAAAATATGCATACAATCAAATACAACAATGTATATTTTTAActtaaaaatgcataaagtaaATTCAAaagttttataatttaattttttgaacttATCTCCTTctaatttaatgaattttatcaTGCAGTCAGAGTatatccatatttttttatgtttaatgttaaacttaaaacataaatatagtTAAACATATAAAGGCATTAaacttaaaacataaatatagtTAAACATAAAAAGGCATATTATTGAAcataaaattataagataaattcaaaaaaattacacTTTTCTAGATTTGATCTCTTCTTACTTCAACTGAACATTATAATTCAATCAAAGTATAtccatatttataataaaactcAGAGGTATGCTAGAAATTAGGGATATGCCAATTTAGATCAAGATTCATGGGTTGAaccaaataaatttaaaaaaattaaagttaaagttaaatttttataacttaAGTTGAAAACAAAACGAGTTAAATCAGTTAAACTGATTGGGTCTGCGGGTTAGATGGACAGACCCGATGGGTTTAGGAGTTGAATCGACGATCTATGATTAAGCAAAGCAATATTTCATTCTTGTAGTAACCACCACTTGAGACCCCATTTTTTGCTTTCTCCATCGctttagagcatccacattggtcGGCTCATAGGGTTTACTCGAGTTAGCCCCAAGTGATGAGCCGACCGATGCAGCCTCACCCGACTCGAGCTGCGGTTCATATGGATGAACCGGGGTCATCTACCCTTTTCCCCCTATGCGTTACCTGGAGAAGTTCAACAGCACATAGAGGAGAAGAAAaatggaggagaagaagaagaagatgaaacgtttgagagagagagagaaatagggTTTTGAGTGGGCTTTTAAAATTAGTTTGGGTTTTTAAAATTAGTTTGGGCTTTGCTAAACATTAAAATGatctatataattatttaattgttttaatttttagttttttttaatcaatttaattttaataatttaaattaatgtaattttaatttaaggaaatgttatatttaaaaatggtgtcatttaaattaaattaatgtaatttagaTTAAtgcaattaaatgaaaaatgcaaaaataagaACTAATGGATATGAGCCAGCAGGATGAGTCAGATTAATGCAGGACATTGGCTTATAAGTGGTCCCGAATGTGGAGCTAACAATTGACTCAAtagatgtggatgctcttagacaGTAATCACATACCTCTATCATGATATTAATATTCAAAGGTTTTTGATTTGAGTAAGAATAACATACATTTTTATGAAATACAAGGATATCAAGTGAATAAAAAATAGCCAATGAGGCTTTGCTCTAGTGGCAGAGCTGAGACACCCAAAGACTCtcttttgtgagaggtcttgggttcaattccGCCAGCGTGAggtgatgttttcccactttaGGTGGTGTTGTATTCCCACCTGCATGCGGTGTTGTATTATTTGGTGTTGAGGTCCAACACGCACGACGTTtctcgcctgcgtgcggtgatgttttcccaccgTTTAGGTGGTGGTGGGGTCTCGTCTGCGTACAGgttgcataattaattatattcatatacctcttgtaatttcaaaacaaaaaagtgaataaaaaatGGACATATAATACTCTCCCTCATCCCCATAAAAGTGTGCATGATTGTTGATgataaaatttttaataaatgttaggtgAGTGTTATAAGTGGAAGGAGCCCACTGTTATTAGTACAAGAAAagttcaaaaaagaaaagtatacACTCTTGTGGAATGtctcaaaatgataaaaaatgcATACTCTTATGGTACGAAAAGAGTATGATTATGTGATGTTATCTTATAAGGTTATAGGTGTTTCCTATCAATTGAATAATTTCGTAACAGAACTATATGTCATTA includes these proteins:
- the LOC131019525 gene encoding AT-hook motif nuclear-localized protein 15-like; amino-acid sequence: MANRWWAGNVAMNPMSSSAAPPSLHLRNSVEDHDALNNASNSSGSNPNDDGEEGQNPAGDIEISEPSSASGGRRPRGRPPGSKNKPRAPIVITKESANALRSHVLEIASGSDVLESIATFAHRRHFGVSVLSGSGVVTNVTLRQPDAPGGVLNLSGRFEILSLSGAFLPSPSPPGSTGLTVYLAGSRGQVVGGPVVGALLASGPVMVIAATFTNATYERLPLEDDGAAGEGMQPQPADQPPPSSAAMYNNVASNLLPNGQMPHDVFWAAPRLPPSF